Genomic segment of Apium graveolens cultivar Ventura chromosome 7, ASM990537v1, whole genome shotgun sequence:
TAACaactaatgtgtaccaaatcGCTAGCTTTTTTGGACTGACCTGTGTTGGGTCCGGTACGCATTCAGCTGTGGGTTTGGGTGTTATAAATGGTAACAGAGCTCTGCCCAGCCGGAAGTGCAGAGGCACTGCACGGGTTCCGTATGTGTGTGTTTGTGAGATCGACGAGGACGTCGATCTTATAAGATGGGGTGACTGTAACATCCCACATCAATAACAAAAAGAGTATTTGAGATTTTTATAAATACAAGTTAATAACTAATATGTATCAAATTGCTAATTTTTTCGGATTGACTTGTGATGGGTTGTTGGATCCGGTACGCATTCAGTTACGAGTTTGGATGTTATATCAATCATAATGATTAGCATAGTAAAAGTAGTGAAAAATATTTTAGCTATTAGAAGTGTTTGATCAAAGAGCAAGTAAAACATTCTCACTAACTAATTATAGAATCCAATGTGCGGGTATATAACTAACTCAGAGATTAAATTAGTGGATGAAAACTGTGATGAGCTGTCATACGGAATACTGAGCTGACAAGATAGAACGGTGACTATGTGAGTTTGCAGAATTTGAACTTAAAAAATATTCAACAATTTCCAATTAatatttttgattaattaccgATTTTGGATTAATcctaaattaataatattaaccTATTAGGTCGGATTAATTTTTACAAAAAGTGAATTACACCCTCCCTCTCTCCAATTGTTATCGTTGTCGTTGGTGAAAGAGTGTTCGACAAACattttaagataaaaaaaattatagtttaataacttttttaaaaaatttctttttcgaataaaaatttaaacattttatttttattcagaaaaagaattttttttaaaaagtcaGTGAACTATATTTTTTATGTATCAAACGCTCTTTTAAAAACGATTACAATTGAAAGAGACGGAGGGAGTATACTATGACCTTTCTCTTGGATTTTTGTTGACGGTTCTGATTGTTTACTTGAAAGAATTGCTGTCACCAATTTTTCCTAAAGCTAGATCTATACTGATTTATTTCCTTTTTTATACAAATAGGTATCTCGATTAATATTGATGATATAATGATATTGGTGCTCCTACCCATGTACTTGCTTACGACACGCATTTGTATCATTTTGACATCATCTGAAGAACGATATCATATGCATTGAGTCATGAGAATTGACAATATTTCTCTTTTGCATGCTGTCCACTGAATTTCGATTTATTATCTCTCTCggtaataaaaaaaaatatataattggTCAACTATTATTTCAAATTGCTGGCCTTATATAAAGCGAAGTAGCAGGAGGGATTCATAGATACTTATCTATATATCATCTGTACATGTATAATATTTCTACACACACACAAGCAAGAAATACATATATTGATTCGGGAAGAATGGGGGACTCAGTTGAGATAAAAATAGAAGAGTTAATACGAGCAAGTTCATCAGGAAGTCAGGTGTTGCCGACGTTAGAAAGTCCTGTAGATCCATGGCTTCCGACGACAGAGAACGAGACGACGGATAATTTGCTTCCGATAACGGAGTTACGAGAAGGAGGTACATTTTCGGCTACATTTCTACTTATTTGTTCCGGGATGGGGCTTCAATCCTTTGCGCTTCCAGTGGCACTTGTCTCTCTTGGATGGTAAGTTTCGTTTCTTGCATGTCAAATTTGGTTAATTTAAATGAAGATTCTATTATTAGGAGCTTACTGTCATGCCCCTACCTAACTaacatattttaatattttgtttCTTTAAGGAATCCAAGTATTTTTAATATATCGATAAGTGCCAGGCTCCAACATCTGAGTGTTATTGTTCCGTGGTAGTTGGAGGTGCACAACAATATTTGGTCGGTAGTTTCGGCACGATAATTACCGATTGGACCTCATCGGTCGAGTATTGTTTTGCATGAATCACAATCGGAACAGTAACTTGCgggagcaagtgtgttatttaATTACGATTATAATTGGAGGGGAATACTTTGGTTTATTGGTAATATAGCTatattttattaaggaattataAGTTTATTAGGGTATATTTTGTTATAATGTAATCCTAAATGACCAGCTATTCAGATTTTGTTACCTTGTCCTTGTCCAGATGCGTGCACCTTGCAAAAGATGTGAAGTTGATGGTGAATTCATAGATGAGTTCAAAATCTTTAATAGAAGGTCAAGTTGCCAGCAAATTGAATCAACCAAAACAGACTCGTTGTATTAATATTTCAATCTAGGTTGTTTTAACTGTATGCAACTCTTGACTCGTAACCAACTGTGTGCGTGTGAACTGATATAGTTGTCTATACATGATAGTTCTGCAGGCTTCAAAAATGGGTCAAAGAAGCCCacttttataaattattatatcgAATCtactaaattaatcactaaaattTAGTTTACGAGGAACATTAATTTACTTCAATCGTGTTGCTCATCTCACTTTCATTTGTTTTAATATATGTAGTCTTGATCATGATAACCACAACAAAATTAGCTTATACAACACCCTTAATACCGACCAAAGATGTAGTGCTAGAGTTTTTTACTTTGAGCTTAAATTCAATTCCTAAAGGTAATAAAGAAGAATATTCATTATAAAGACAAAAATTAAGTAGGTGGTGAGATATGAATCTTGATACCAGATACCTTATTCCTAATTTGTTCAACATCTGGATACTTCGTTTATTATGAACGGTAAATTAAGGTTTTTACACTTTAAAGCATGgttataaattttgaaaatcgaAACTATTAGATTGAAATATCGATTTATGATTTAATGAATAATTTATCTGTAATTTATTGAGAATCGATTAAACTAAACAAATATTTTAACCGATTTTTGAGCAATTtatagatttttttttaaaaaaatcggcCGATTTATATAACAATGCTTAGAAGATGAGCATTTATTGATATCTTATGTAAATTTATTGATTAATAAGAACCGTCGATTAAAATTTTCCTATTTTATGCAAATAACTATTATTTCTCGATTATGTAGAATTGAACCAAACTGAATTCATATTCATATTCATATTCATATCGGCATAACTCAAAAGTTGGGACTtgaattaatttaaaattaagccaaattttgatatatttaattTCTAATACTCCCGCGTCCCACTTATTTTTATCATAAATCAGATTTTAAccttttttatttaataatattaaataaattataagtcaccaaaaaatatattatttatcaaataaattaACATAAATAACATTTCAATTATCATAATAAGTAAcagaattattaaaattaatttaatgtGGACAATATTTTTGGgacaaaaaataaaaaatgctGTCAATGGAAAGAGGGAGCACAAAAGTTTGAGTCAATTTTATTTGACTAGGTCTAGATACATTAATTAACTAGTCAAATATCATGTATTTTCCCAAAATGAATGCTAGTGAGATTTTTATTAGATGAAGAAACCGAGTTTTGACGTTATTATATGTGGAATTATAGGTACTGGGGTATCATATCATTGACCATCGGGTATGTATGGCAGCTCTATACCATATGGCTACTAGTCAATCTTCATGAATCGAAGCCTCCTGGAATTCGCTACAGCAGATTCATGCATTTGTCAGTCACCGCCTTTGGTTAGTACATCCAATTCCTAAACCAAAAATTACGTTTAATTCCCTGCAAATTATTTGTTCTACGATAAAATGTGTTATAGGCGAGCTAGAGATGAGATGCTTTTATTTTTGCTGATTAATTACACATGCACACAGCATGAGTCGAACTCTTAAATTTCAGTGGGGGAACAATAGTTCAAACACTGCACCAACCATTTGTTGACGCTTGTACAAAGATTGTCTAACATAATGAAATTGTAATGTTTGCAGGAATGAAGTTGGGAAAATTACTTTCGTTGTTCCCAGTAATGTACTTAGCAGGAGGAACATGTGTGCTCTTGATTATTAACGGAGGAAGTTGCTTGAGAAGTTTGTACTTGTAAATGTGCGGACCGGGCAACTGCACTAGCAGACCTTTATCTGGTGCAGAGTGGTACTTATGTTTTATAATAATAGCCGTCATTCTGTCTCAGATCTCTCCCAACTTGAATTCTGCCACCAAGGTGGCAGCTATAGGAACTTTAGCCGCCATCATCTATACTACATTGTTGGTGGTTCTCTCCCTTGTCCAGGATCGACCCGAAGCCAGCTCCTTATACAGTGTCAAACACGCTCCTAAAAGACATAAGGATGTTTACGGAGCTATCAATGCTCTTGGATTAATTGCATTTGCCTTCAGAGGCCATAATGTTGTACTTGAAATTCAGGGAACGATATCAACGTCCAAAAACCGACCATCAAAAGGACCAATGAATAGAGGAGTAGCAGTTTCGTATCTAGTGATTGCAGCCTGTTTATATCCCCTTGCAATAGCTGGATACTGGTGTTATGGTAATAAATTAAACATGAGCGATAGCATGCCACTGCTAAGGTCATTCATGGATTATCACCGTGACAATGTGCCAAAATTTATGAGGGCCATAATATACCTATTGGTGGTGATACACTTCCTAAGCATATTTCAAATCTATGGTATGGTAGTATGGGACAACTTGGAGCGAATTTATGTTACCAAGAAAAATAAGAGATGTCCCAAGTTGGTGCGAGGAGTAATTCGAGCATTGTTTGGAGGATTTGTGTATTTCGTGGCAGTGGCTGTTCCATTTTTAGGAGTTCTGGGACCGTTGCTTGGAGGACTTACAGCAGTGCCAATAACATTCGTATACCCTTGTTTGATGTGGATCATCATCAGGAATCCTCGTCGAACAAGTCCAATGTGGTACCTCAATGTAGGGATTGCATTTTTGGGCATAGTTTTCATTGTATTCATAGAAATAGCAGCTAttagaactttaattgtctacGGCGTCAAGGCTAGTTTCTTCCATCCCAAATAACAGTGATATCTGGACAAAGAATGTGTATTGACAGAGAGAAAGTCACAATTTACACACAGATTTAGCTGGCTTTGTTTTTGCTTAACTATTTTTTTTAGAAATGTAAATTCAAGGTTGACTGTTAGTCTGGAACTTTACTACTACTAGTCTATTACTTTCAGTTTCTATCAGTCTCAAAGAATATTACAGAGACATGGCACATTGAAAATCACTTGCAGTTTTTCTCACATTGGAGAAATACTAAACAATTTTCTTTGTCAAAGCTAGTCTGCTCATGTGCTACTGAAACTTTCACTTACATTCTCTGCAAAATCAAAAATGGATCGGAACAATGTAAATTTATCTTGAAAAAATCATACTGACCTATAATATGATAATAACATCTCACTTTGTGTTCAAGATAAGCATGAGAGATCTCAACTCAAGGGAATCAATCTCTTGGAAGTTCAAAACACAACCTCTAGATTAGTGTTCTGTTCCACCGACCCTTATTAGTTTTCACATACCGATAACCGACCATCAGCATCTTGTAAACCGTCTTCGATGTggtaaattaaaaaaaaataagcATTACAGTAACTAATCTTAAAGTAATACTGAATGCAAACTACGCAATGTATTTTCACCAGTAATGACTTTGAAAAGCGCATAAGGATAACTTAGAGAAATGTATGTTGGTGCATTACTTAATACTTAATATACAAAGTTATCTTGATTCCAGTAAATTTCTTCTATATAAAGCATGAGAATTCATGTGAACAAAATACAATTCTATCCAAAGTAGACATTTACTAGCTAAGAACTTTGTGAGTATAATATATTTGGTTTTAGTTTAGTTTTAGTATTTGCAGGATGGGAGAAACTAGAGGCTGTGGAATGTTCGATTTCTTGCAAAAGAAAGATGGCAAACCACAAGATGATGCTGTAATGAAATCCCCGGAAAAAATGCAGAAATCAGAACTTGAGGAgaggaaagaagagcaaaagCACAACCTCGCAGAAGAGCTCCACCACACTCGTAAAAACTCAAGCTCTGTAAGCATCTTATAAACATTTGAAATCCATATAACCCAAAGTTTTTTAAAGATAGAATGGCTTTATTTGCCAGTGCACTGACAATCCCTCCTGTGATGAAACTACCAGTCTAGCGATGAGGAAGGACGagaaaggaaaaagaaaaagaacggTTTGAAAGAGAAGATCAAAGATAAAGTAACCACTGGAAATGAAGAGGATACTGAACACCAAAATGCGCGGACATTTGTTGAGGAATGCAATGAAGAAGGGAAGGCAGAAGCACTACAACCTGAAGAGAAAAGGGGATTTATTGAAAAGATCAAAGAAATACTACCTGGTCAGTACAAGAATGCGGAAGAGGGGACTATGAAGCCTAAATCAAATTCGGAAGCAGATGGAAATAATGAAACTATGGAGAAGAAGGGCTTTATGGAGAAGATCAAGGACAAGCTTCCTGGAGCCCTTAAAAATGGTGAGGAGAAAAAAGAGATTTGAAGTAAACTTCATTTGGGATATATATCCAGACATATCTACTTCGCTATCCTGTTAAGTTGTGTTCTATAAAACTTCCATTCCTAAAGCAAGTGTTTTATGTTTGCAGTAGTTTGATTCTGTGTGTTCTATAATTTGTTAGTTCTCGATGTATTATTCTCCTTGGCAATCTTGTTTaattcttgttcttgtgtattaTGTCTATTTGATCAAGGTAGCTGCAATTTTTATTTTCTTGTGAATCAATTCAAATTTTATTCAGGATTAACAACGCACAAAAAATTGttcgaaaatatcattttaaGGGCAGATATGCTTCCACAAGTTGACACACTGACTGAGATCAGAACCCAAAATTTTCTAAATGTAAATACAGTAAACATTGAGAATTAGCTGATGAGATCCTAACCTAGTGATGAAGACTAATATCGTGTTTAGGATAACCCTTTATAATTTATACCGCCCTTCTAAATATATCAAATGACTGTTGAACAAAGGTTTTCCGGTGATAGATACTCCTTGGAGAAAAGTTTAAAGTACGTTAATGATGTATGATGAATCTTCACATATGCATTCTAAGTTTTAACAATAAAGCATCAAAAAAGACCTAAGCTATGTTAAGCAGTTTCGACAATTTGGAAGATCAGTTGTGATGAACACAAGCATTTGTCAGATTAACCGGCTTGCCTAGTTTGCTGCCATGTATAGTGACTTGGCATCTGATGGTCCGGTAGAACTTTGGTTTCACCAGCTTTCCCAACACATATGCCCTCGACCTTATGCCGATAGTCAAGTTCAGTGGCACAGAGATGCTGTCAATTCTGCCATTTCTAGAAATAAGACCAGGCACTCCACCGTATAGTGGAAGCTGATGTGATTCGATGCTGGTGATTACAGTCCTCTGAGTCTTTCTATTTTGATGGAACTTCACCTCCTTTTAAATTTACAGTCACATTTAGATTAAGTTTAATAAAAACGTACGAAAAAACATGAGAACAATGTGTCTTCCCTTGATGCCAAAGTAAACGACAATGAAAATGAAAACCTTTAATTATAAGATTAAGGACGAAATTTATAAGAAATAACATGAAAATCAAAGTGTACTAAAGTAGTATTCAGGCAATGGATATTGCAGACATAAACACAAGTTACACGATCATGTCACACAAAGAACCTGTATATTATTACTTACTCCCTCTTTGGAGGCGTTTAttatttgcacgtatttcgagatttatataaaatatagttttataatatttttttgaataaaagtttaaacataaaacttttatataaaaaaataaatttaaaaaatataatgaAGTTATACTTTATATGAATATTGAAAAATATGTCAAAAAGTGATGTAAAGAATTTAATGGGATATAGAGAGTACTTGGACATCAGTCAAAAGGGCTCaatattttgaaataaagagCTCTGCAGCTTTGCAGTTTGCACCATGTACAGTCTACACATTATCTTTACCAATTGGATAACTATTGTCACTTACTCTCattgatttatttaaataaaaaaacgCTTAAGATTTAATTCACCCAGTCAAAAATTACTAATTCAACACGTCTTATATTATATGTTAGTAATACGCATCCACTAATACTAAATACAGCTTTGAAAAATACTCTCTACCTACTGATCAACTTTTTAACTTGCCACTCATATATCAGCTTTACAAAAATAACTTACACATAATTTGATTCATAAAATCAACATAACATTCACCACGCAAATTTTCTATTTTTCATCAATTCGTAGTTTATCAATTGAATTTTATTTAAGAGAGTACTAGATATCGCAAAACAAATTCTAACAATTCCCCGAATATTAATATCGCATTATACAGTTGGTAAGTTTTTTTTATGACAATACTGGACTTGTATACCCACAAATTCAAATTAAAATCTGCCACTTACTCTTACCTAAATATAGGAAATCGAGTGAGTAATACTTGAGTACTTGATAACccaaaacatattttaaaatcgTTACAAAATGATCTAAAATCAATCACATAAATTGAAATAATGATGACCATGTATAGTATACCATAAAAAAAGGGAAAATCCTGATTTCGGGGGCAGTATTAGATACATCATACATGCATTATTATTAGTGCAACTCCACTAAGCTGTCACGAGTATCCCACTATTGAAACATTACAACATCAATATCTTTAAAATAACCAAATAAAAAAAAACGTGATCTCCGCGcatgatatattaaatcaagacACCTACAGcatatattataaaaataaaaaaaaaagtgTATGAAAATTTACTTACAGGTCCAGTAGCAAGATTACGCTGGTAATACGAAAGTCGAACTGGCGCAACTTTAACATCAACTCCAAAAAATGTACCAGTGTTCCTGTACAATATCTTTATCGTTGAATTCAAAGTCAACATATCCGTTGCCACTCCGGATTCATCCATACCCGATTGTACATTTAGCTTCTCAAACACTAACCTCTGCCAAAAAAAATGGTAACTTTTATTTTTTAAACCAACTCGTCCTTATCGAGTGACTGAGTCAACTCGGTAAAGTAAAGTATACTTCATTCTCAACAGCGTGTGAAATCCATCTCTCCCCTccaatattttcaaaaaaaaaattcaaaaaacaAAAGAAGTCCTAGCTGAATTGTCATCATTCTGTTTTACTCATCCGAGTCGACTCACCGAGTAACTCCGTAAAAAAACAGCTGTTATTATAAAAACGTCTAAAATGATTACTAAATGTTTATAATACAATAACACATTAAATGTAGAGTTTGTTGTTTTCTTAAGTTAATCAACCAACTACTAAGACAAAATAGCCCAACTAACTCACTGAGTCAACTCGGACGAGTAAACGAGTCTGTAAAAAGGAATTCTTACCTTAACGTAAACTTCAGGAGGGTAAGAAGTGCTAGCGGCCCACAAGATCAACGAAAACACGGAGAACAAAACTACGAACGACAGCACAAAACACACAACATAAAACCTCTTAATCTCTTTCTTCTCTCTCTCATCCTCTTCATCGTACTCCTCATCTTCATCTTCCTCAACCAACTCCCCAGACCGTTGAAGTTTCTTCCAATACCCGGCATTCCTCGCCGTAGTTTTCAACGAAGCTGAGAATCTAGAAGTTGATGATTCTCGAGAATGGTGTATAGGAGAGCAATGGTATTGGTGACCCGGTGACCCGAATGGACTTGACCCGTACGACATTTTGTCCGGCTCATGATTCGACGGGCTTTGCACGTAGTAAAGTGGCCGTGCTGGCGATGATGCTTCGACGCTTGTTACATCGGAGTCTGATTTCCTGTGCAttgttatttttatttatttttgattcgattaaaaatatttataagaaTAAAATGGTGTTAAGAATGAATGAATGTGGATATATACGGTGAAGAAGACAGGAGGAGTCAGAAACAGGGGTATGTTATGTGATGTCAGTGGGTGTTTAAGTTTAAAATTAAGGTGCGACGCGGTTATCTATATCTTTTGGCAACTGCGGAATGTCCGTAAGGTTCACGCATTTACTAACTGAAGGGTTGTATAATTTTCTTCTTCACGTCTTTTTATATACAGCTATTTCCCACCTCATTTGTCCGCAATATACATTTTCTACGTGCTGACATTACCTTCTGCTGCCAATTACTACTTGGCTAGCTAGACCGGTGTTATTTGAAAGACTTGCCAAGAATGTTAAATTACTTGATTAAGATATTATTTTCTGGTAAACAAGAATTTGATACTTTCTCCATTTCAAAATTATTGGTCcactttaaaaaaaattacacacaTTAAATTTTTTGAGATTTGATGAAAAAAGATGTATTAATTACATTAAATCTATATTTATATATTCTTAATTGTGCTAAAAAAGGAGTCAGACAAATTTAGATTTTACCATGGGTCGACTCATTTATCAATTTTACACTAATTAAAAAATAAGTTTAATACATGTAAGGCAATATTAAGAATTTTCTTGTAATTaaaaattaagtaaataattaaagAGCTCACATATCATTTCAATCATGTATCGATATCATACGCTAacctattttcaaatttaaaaattCACACAATTATCTCTACTGATGAACCCTACTTTCTCCTACCCTCACTAATCTATGATCATATATTCATTGTTTCAATGGTTTTACGTCTTATTTGTACATGATTGTTGAAGAAAGAAATCAAAATCATTTAAACATATCTTATCAGTTTATGTGTTTTCAGTGTAATACATCGTggctgttatggattaaaactactatatataattgctgtatttgatactaaggaacgtgagcttcgaggctcgatttgactgctcttgtgtttcgtgactcaatctgccttaacaagatgcctacgtaccttgctgattgccaaggatcaagtcaaaaaacgtagttctgatttgtggggtgaggccccttatatagatgcgggagtccttgaattggacttggtataggaggcttggtggataagcctctgaattaggatagacttaggagtcctaggaagtaggaagttgattccttatcctttcaggtccccttgaggctaatctctaaggatttatatcctcatcgggactcttttcaacatctgatttctcccttattaattaattacgaaattaattaataatcagggctttttgggccttttttattccaccaggcctaatctggtccgtcagacttaacctttctggtctgaatattatacatcttattattattgggcctagcagcccattaattataaaatcaggacttatttatccctatcatttgccccccaacttttgggaaacattgattaggtttcgcagaagttaaatctattcgttcccttacagggtttcgtttttgcgtaaagtgtggagcgacctacacatttacaacgaatcttccttttattcagaaattatcttaatttccaggaatttttccctaattttctggaattttccctaattttctgggatttttcctaattttctggattttttcccttaatttctgggttttatcccaatttttctggatttttcccttaatttctgggatttatcctaattttctggatttattccttatttctgaaaatattaatatttttcagaaattatttaaggaatttccttattttttctggattttcccttaatttctgggatttatcctaatttttctggatttatttcttatttctgaaaatattaatatttttcagaaattatttaaggaatttccttattttttctggatttttcccttaatttctgagatttatcctaattttcctggatttattccttatttctgaaaatattaatatttttcagaaattatttaaggaatttccttattttttctggatttttcccttaatttctgggatttatcctaattttcctggatttattccttatttctgaaaatattaatatttttcagaaattatttaaggaattttccttactttttttttttttttaatacagttttcgaccaggaatccattcgaccaggatcctggtcgaattaacccccatattgccctggtcgacagcttttcgggcaggatgctttcgatcaggaatcctggtcgaatttcggccaggatttttctcttaattttttttttttttttttttatcttttttttttttatctttttttttttttacaattttcgaccagaaaATTTTCGACCAAAAATTTTGTtcctttcggtcaggagtcctgctttttgaccgaattaaccttcatttgttgcccaggtcgatgcaaattcgggcagggctcattcgatcaggaatcctggtcgaatttcggccaggattttcaccccttcctctcctttttttttttttttttacaattttcgaccagaaaattttcgaccagaaattttgttcctttcggtcaggagtcctgctttttgaccgaattaaccttcatttgttgcccaggtcgatgcaaattcgggcagggctcattcgatcaggaatcctggtcgaatttcggccaggattttcaccccttcctctcttttttttttttttttttttttttttttttttttttttgggcCACCCTCTTAGTGGGTCTTAATCCTGGGCCCATTCCTTAAATTTGGGTTTTGTTTGTCAACTAATTGGGCCCCCCTTTTTT
This window contains:
- the LOC141671088 gene encoding uncharacterized protein LOC141671088 — its product is MGETRGCGMFDFLQKKDGKPQDDAVMKSPEKMQKSELEERKEEQKHNLAEELHHTRKNSSSSSDEEGRERKKKKNGLKEKIKDKVTTGNEEDTEHQNARTFVEECNEEGKAEALQPEEKRGFIEKIKEILPGQYKNAEEGTMKPKSNSEADGNNETMEKKGFMEKIKDKLPGALKNGEEKKEI
- the LOC141671087 gene encoding uncharacterized protein LOC141671087; its protein translation is MHRKSDSDVTSVEASSPARPLYYVQSPSNHEPDKMSYGSSPFGSPGHQYHCSPIHHSRESSTSRFSASLKTTARNAGYWKKLQRSGELVEEDEDEEYDEEDEREKKEIKRFYVVCFVLSFVVLFSVFSLILWAASTSYPPEVYVKRLVFEKLNVQSGMDESGVATDMLTLNSTIKILYRNTGTFFGVDVKVAPVRLSYYQRNLATGPEVKFHQNRKTQRTVITSIESHQLPLYGGVPGLISRNGRIDSISVPLNLTIGIRSRAYVLGKLVKPKFYRTIRCQVTIHGSKLGKPVNLTNACVHHN